Proteins encoded together in one Planctopirus ephydatiae window:
- a CDS encoding Rrf2 family transcriptional regulator, whose amino-acid sequence MDTRFTVAAHVLGYLAWQGEQGVEWVSSDELGRSINTHSVVVRRLLTQLQKAGLIETRRGASGGSRLARPASAIHLGEVFDAVVESGTSLISFPREVERDECQVGEHIEAVLREVIAEAEAVFRRNLGRTSVAEFSQMVVNRMIKLGICCPSEKERQPAAAKKHSQTTRLVEQTKAISGSRKGKTKR is encoded by the coding sequence ATGGATACGCGGTTTACTGTTGCGGCTCATGTGCTGGGCTATCTGGCCTGGCAGGGTGAGCAAGGTGTGGAGTGGGTTTCTTCGGATGAGTTGGGGCGAAGTATCAATACCCATTCGGTGGTTGTCCGCCGATTGTTGACCCAGTTGCAGAAAGCCGGGTTGATTGAAACTCGTCGCGGGGCCAGCGGTGGCTCACGCCTGGCACGGCCCGCCAGTGCGATTCATCTGGGAGAAGTTTTTGATGCCGTGGTGGAATCTGGCACGTCGCTGATCAGTTTTCCACGCGAAGTCGAGCGGGATGAATGCCAGGTCGGAGAACATATTGAAGCTGTGTTGCGAGAGGTGATTGCTGAGGCCGAAGCGGTCTTCCGCCGGAATCTGGGACGCACCAGTGTGGCGGAATTCTCGCAGATGGTTGTCAATCGCATGATCAAACTGGGGATCTGCTGCCCCTCGGAGAAAGAACGCCAACCAGCGGCTGCCAAAAAACACTCCCAAACCACTCGGCTGGTTGAACAGACCAAAGCTATATCGGGTTCACGAAAAGGCAAAACCAAACGCTGA
- a CDS encoding Trx7/PDZ domain-containing (seleno)protein, translating to MKCGVQILLLSCLVLNVGLPAAYGQSKPTREEKVRADKAKVESEGFWIYNDLARGLEEARKTGKPLVVVLRCIPCEECVKLDDDLMEKDPVVRPLLDQFVCVRIVGTNGLDLSLFQFDTDQSFAVFFLNADQTIYGRFGTRSHRTEWVGDVSLKGLAKALQKTLSLHADFKNVKSSLAAKRGATPEFATPEQFPALKAQYGPKLDYSGNVVKSCIHCHQIGDAKRTLQRSRSEPFPEELIFPYPHPASIGLILDPHECATIKDVVAGSWGQKAGLKAGDQLQTMNGQPLLSMADVQWVLHQTDAAGASISLEVLRNGSVKKVSLKLPAGWRKTGDLTWRSSTWGLRRMTTGGLVLEELTSAERQDLSIEEDKMALRAKHVGQYGPHAAAKSAGFEKGDVIVAYDNQTHLLREADLIAYGLQQTRPRQVIPVKVIRSGKTLTLRLPMQE from the coding sequence ATGAAGTGTGGCGTTCAAATCCTGCTGTTGTCTTGTCTGGTGCTCAACGTGGGGTTACCTGCGGCTTATGGCCAGTCGAAGCCGACTCGCGAAGAGAAAGTGCGGGCTGATAAAGCGAAGGTCGAATCGGAAGGTTTCTGGATTTACAACGACCTTGCGCGAGGATTGGAAGAGGCCAGAAAGACGGGCAAACCACTGGTGGTTGTGCTTCGCTGCATTCCTTGTGAGGAATGTGTCAAACTCGACGACGACCTCATGGAAAAAGATCCTGTCGTCCGGCCACTGCTCGATCAATTCGTCTGCGTACGCATTGTGGGAACGAATGGACTGGATCTCTCGCTGTTTCAGTTCGATACAGATCAATCGTTCGCTGTATTTTTTCTGAATGCAGATCAAACCATCTACGGCCGGTTTGGCACCCGCTCGCATCGCACAGAATGGGTGGGTGATGTTTCGCTCAAGGGGCTTGCCAAAGCACTGCAGAAAACATTAAGCCTGCATGCTGATTTTAAGAACGTGAAGTCGTCGTTGGCGGCCAAGCGTGGGGCCACTCCCGAGTTTGCCACACCGGAGCAGTTTCCTGCCCTGAAAGCTCAGTATGGCCCCAAGCTGGATTACTCGGGGAATGTGGTCAAAAGCTGTATTCATTGCCACCAGATTGGCGATGCCAAGCGAACTCTGCAGCGATCGCGATCGGAACCATTCCCTGAGGAACTGATCTTTCCCTATCCACATCCGGCATCGATCGGGTTGATTCTTGATCCTCATGAATGTGCCACCATCAAAGATGTGGTCGCTGGTTCGTGGGGACAGAAGGCCGGCCTGAAGGCAGGTGATCAGTTGCAAACGATGAATGGGCAGCCACTGCTTTCGATGGCTGATGTGCAATGGGTGCTGCATCAGACAGACGCTGCCGGGGCGTCGATCTCATTAGAAGTGCTCCGCAATGGATCAGTGAAGAAGGTCTCGTTGAAGTTGCCAGCCGGCTGGCGAAAAACAGGGGATCTCACCTGGCGAAGTTCCACATGGGGATTGCGGCGGATGACGACCGGCGGGTTGGTGCTCGAAGAACTGACGAGTGCCGAGAGACAAGACCTATCGATTGAAGAAGACAAAATGGCCTTACGGGCCAAGCATGTTGGCCAATATGGGCCCCATGCCGCCGCAAAGTCGGCAGGTTTTGAAAAAGGGGATGTGATTGTCGCTTATGACAACCAGACTCATCTTCTTCGAGAGGCGGATCTCATTGCGTATGGACTCCAGCAGACCAGGCCACGGCAAGTGATTCCGGTGAAGGTCATACGCAGTGGAAAAACGCTCACACTACGTCTTCCCATGCAGGAATAA
- a CDS encoding glucose 1-dehydrogenase, with product MKAVAVYPGKPHSIHLREIEPPQLDSIPGGRGVLVRSLEIGVDATDREINEALYGNAPTGFDYLVLGHESFGIVEAVGPNVKDLQPGDYVSCTVRRPGGSIYDQIGRNDITSEETYYERGINLRHGFLTERWVDDCEFMVKVPKQLKHLGVLSEPASVCAKAIEQAYLAQQRLQVWKPEVAYVMGSGQIGLLSTMMLRLKGLEVYTVARSRKAGNKKAEIAEAYGATYVSTAETPLDQLVKQTGKPQLIVEATGSSQLAFQAMEVLSHNGALVWTSITGGQGTATVPSDKINLEWVLGNKLLVGSVNGNRRHFELGIQALAHGELAFPGVTEKLLTTRVDGLENYAELIRRLVEDKEAIKVYLRVTSD from the coding sequence ATGAAAGCGGTCGCTGTTTACCCTGGCAAACCTCACAGCATTCATCTGCGGGAGATCGAACCCCCGCAACTCGATTCGATTCCCGGTGGCCGGGGAGTTCTGGTCAGGTCGCTGGAAATTGGTGTCGATGCGACGGATCGCGAAATCAACGAAGCCCTCTATGGCAATGCCCCCACCGGATTCGACTATCTGGTTTTAGGCCACGAAAGTTTCGGCATTGTCGAGGCCGTCGGCCCGAATGTGAAAGATCTGCAGCCGGGCGATTATGTCTCCTGTACAGTTCGCCGGCCTGGTGGTTCGATCTACGACCAGATTGGCCGCAACGATATCACCAGCGAAGAAACCTATTACGAACGCGGCATCAACTTAAGGCATGGCTTTCTCACCGAGCGTTGGGTCGATGACTGTGAATTCATGGTCAAAGTTCCCAAACAACTCAAGCACCTGGGTGTTCTCAGTGAACCGGCCAGCGTCTGCGCCAAGGCGATCGAACAGGCTTATCTGGCACAGCAGCGCCTGCAGGTCTGGAAGCCCGAAGTCGCCTACGTGATGGGTTCCGGCCAGATTGGCCTGCTTTCCACCATGATGCTTCGCCTCAAAGGTCTCGAAGTTTATACAGTGGCCCGGTCCAGAAAAGCTGGCAACAAAAAAGCCGAGATCGCCGAAGCCTACGGCGCCACCTATGTCAGCACAGCCGAAACTCCTCTCGATCAACTGGTCAAGCAAACGGGTAAGCCTCAGTTGATCGTTGAAGCCACAGGCTCGAGCCAACTCGCCTTTCAGGCCATGGAAGTCTTATCGCACAACGGTGCCCTCGTGTGGACCAGCATTACTGGTGGGCAGGGGACAGCGACTGTCCCTTCCGACAAAATCAACCTCGAATGGGTCTTGGGAAATAAACTCCTCGTGGGCTCCGTCAATGGCAACCGCCGCCACTTCGAGTTGGGCATTCAGGCTTTGGCTCATGGGGAACTGGCCTTCCCGGGCGTCACCGAAAAGCTGCTCACCACCCGGGTCGATGGGCTGGAAAACTATGCCGAACTGATTCGCCGTCTCGTCGAAGACAAAGAGGCCATCAAGGTCTATCTGCGAGTGACCAGCGATTAA
- a CDS encoding Gfo/Idh/MocA family protein: MRSPVSSRNGKNRLNTGFNPATVSRNELPRFPVTQPVFKIDLANALRGKPSMNTFPSPLDRREFLAATSLGILAARSATNPISAQDKPSAQSTTATGQTTPKSSDRVRIGVMGLGRGMAHVQSALATPGVELAWICDVDEKRLNSALKAIAAKHDQASAKAVLPQTTDDFRRILDDRTVDALVIAAPNFWQAPATILACAAGKHVYVEKPGSHDPQEAIWMVAAARKHKRLVQMGNQRRSWPAIQEAISKLHEGVIGRLTYARCWYNNLRKPVGPQSPAAIPAGLNFELWQGPVPRRDYVENLVHYQWHWFWDYGNGELGNNGIHALDLARWGLSGKQGERDHLQAVSYLGGHYHLGKTQESPDTGGCLFDYGTHGILWEGSSSHARRPDKLPFVEFYGEQGSLSIEGSGYRAFDMDGAEIAKNTGTGGDLIHFENFIEAIRGNQPLQAEIEEGQKSTMLCHLGNISWRLGQTLHSQSLKGNAEPSSISQSWNTTPEINNLWTRPHYAPGFAPQM, translated from the coding sequence TTGCGTTCGCCGGTATCATCGAGAAATGGAAAAAATCGCTTGAATACCGGCTTTAACCCTGCCACGGTGAGCCGTAACGAGCTTCCACGATTTCCCGTCACCCAGCCCGTTTTCAAGATTGATCTTGCGAATGCTCTGCGAGGAAAACCTTCAATGAACACCTTCCCCTCTCCGCTCGATCGCCGAGAATTTCTCGCAGCAACCTCACTGGGCATCCTGGCTGCCCGCAGCGCAACCAACCCCATCAGTGCTCAAGACAAACCCTCAGCGCAATCAACAACAGCCACCGGCCAAACCACCCCGAAATCATCAGACCGCGTTCGTATCGGTGTCATGGGTCTCGGACGAGGGATGGCCCATGTGCAGTCGGCTCTGGCGACTCCCGGCGTCGAACTGGCATGGATTTGCGATGTCGATGAAAAACGGCTCAATAGCGCTCTCAAAGCCATCGCAGCCAAACATGACCAAGCTTCCGCCAAAGCAGTTCTCCCTCAGACCACCGACGATTTTCGTCGCATTCTCGATGATCGGACCGTCGATGCACTCGTCATTGCGGCTCCCAACTTCTGGCAGGCCCCGGCCACCATTCTCGCTTGTGCCGCCGGCAAGCATGTTTACGTCGAAAAGCCGGGGAGTCACGATCCCCAGGAAGCCATCTGGATGGTCGCAGCGGCCCGCAAACACAAACGCCTCGTTCAAATGGGCAACCAGAGGCGCAGCTGGCCTGCCATTCAGGAAGCGATCAGCAAGCTGCATGAAGGAGTTATTGGCCGACTCACTTACGCCCGCTGCTGGTACAACAATTTGAGAAAACCGGTGGGCCCGCAATCACCGGCCGCCATTCCTGCCGGGTTGAATTTCGAGCTCTGGCAAGGGCCTGTCCCCCGCCGGGATTACGTCGAGAACCTCGTCCATTATCAGTGGCACTGGTTCTGGGATTACGGCAACGGCGAGCTGGGCAACAACGGCATTCATGCTCTCGATCTGGCCCGCTGGGGGTTAAGTGGAAAGCAAGGTGAGCGAGATCATCTGCAGGCCGTCAGCTATCTGGGTGGGCATTACCATCTGGGAAAAACGCAGGAATCCCCCGATACCGGCGGCTGCCTCTTTGATTACGGGACACATGGCATTCTCTGGGAAGGGAGCAGTTCTCACGCACGCCGGCCCGATAAGCTCCCCTTTGTTGAGTTCTATGGCGAGCAGGGTTCCCTCTCCATCGAAGGCTCAGGCTATCGCGCGTTCGATATGGATGGTGCGGAAATCGCGAAAAACACGGGGACTGGTGGCGATCTGATTCACTTCGAGAACTTCATCGAAGCGATTCGCGGCAACCAACCTCTCCAGGCCGAGATTGAAGAAGGCCAGAAAAGCACCATGCTCTGCCACCTGGGAAACATCTCCTGGCGTCTGGGTCAGACACTCCACTCCCAATCACTCAAGGGAAATGCAGAACCTTCCAGCATCAGCCAATCATGGAACACCACACCCGAAATCAACAATCTCTGGACCCGCCCCCACTACGCCCCCGGCTTTGCACCGCAGATGTAA
- a CDS encoding outer membrane protein assembly factor BamB family protein yields the protein MKTDSSASPPELASHPEGVSTPAVQPRTLRWWPAACLVVLMFLLRMIPALVESPSLPVIFASFLGPAVAGVLILVWWVTFSRSSIRERLLGALLTIAMIGISITLLHPSLANMNAIMYVVPYGAGAFAVSLCLLAAQPKWRLPVALGAVALTLGYWDSLQSAGVDGTFQPELSWRWIPTAEERYLQTVASKAAETASPAPSEKILLADAAWPAFRGAARDGRQPGIVLKSNWEETPPKSLWKKPIGPGWSSFSVAGNRLFTQEQRGEEEAVVCLNATTGETIWATTYPSRFWEAVAGAGPRATPTIADEGLFALGANGVLLALDPVTGTKRWTRDLQQDAGRKPPMWGFASSPLVVQGLVIVHAGGAENKGVLAYRAADGELAWSVPSGDHSYSSAQLASFDGVSGLLMSTNVGLQFLDVADGHTIWEHRWAGDNYRALQPLVVGNSAFIATSLGLGTRKVTACQKGDQWEVTEDWTSRDLKPDFNDFVEYQNYLYGFDGNIFTCVSLETGKRAWKRGRYGNGQVLLLPDAGQLLVTSETGEVVLLKADPAKPVELARIPAIEGKTWNHPVLIGSKLYLRNAEMAACYELALDHLPEQQSQSVVQHGN from the coding sequence ATGAAGACGGATTCATCAGCCAGTCCTCCGGAACTGGCAAGCCATCCGGAAGGAGTATCGACTCCTGCGGTTCAGCCGCGCACTTTACGCTGGTGGCCGGCGGCATGCCTGGTGGTGCTGATGTTTCTGCTGCGCATGATTCCTGCCCTGGTGGAGTCGCCCTCTTTACCTGTGATTTTTGCGAGTTTTCTGGGCCCAGCCGTCGCAGGTGTCCTGATCCTTGTGTGGTGGGTCACATTCAGTCGCTCAAGCATTCGCGAACGGCTGCTGGGTGCCCTGCTCACCATCGCCATGATTGGGATTTCCATCACACTGCTGCATCCGAGTCTGGCCAACATGAATGCCATCATGTATGTCGTGCCTTACGGAGCGGGCGCATTTGCCGTGAGTCTATGCCTTCTGGCAGCCCAGCCGAAATGGCGGTTGCCAGTGGCACTGGGAGCAGTGGCTCTCACCTTGGGATACTGGGATTCATTGCAATCGGCAGGGGTGGACGGAACCTTTCAACCCGAACTCTCCTGGCGGTGGATCCCGACAGCAGAAGAGCGGTATCTGCAAACAGTCGCCAGCAAGGCTGCTGAGACTGCCAGCCCTGCACCATCGGAGAAGATTCTGCTGGCAGATGCCGCCTGGCCAGCCTTTCGAGGGGCAGCTCGTGATGGTCGTCAACCGGGGATTGTCCTGAAGTCGAACTGGGAGGAGACACCTCCGAAATCGCTCTGGAAGAAACCGATTGGCCCCGGCTGGTCATCATTTTCTGTCGCAGGAAATCGGCTCTTCACTCAGGAACAGCGCGGCGAAGAAGAAGCTGTGGTCTGCTTGAATGCGACCACTGGTGAGACGATCTGGGCCACGACATATCCGAGCCGCTTCTGGGAAGCTGTGGCGGGAGCCGGTCCGCGGGCGACGCCCACGATTGCCGATGAAGGCCTCTTTGCCCTGGGTGCCAATGGAGTGCTCCTGGCGCTGGATCCCGTCACGGGAACCAAGCGCTGGACGCGCGATCTTCAGCAGGATGCCGGGAGAAAACCACCCATGTGGGGTTTTGCCTCATCACCTTTAGTAGTGCAGGGATTGGTGATTGTGCATGCCGGTGGCGCGGAAAATAAGGGTGTGCTGGCATATCGGGCGGCTGATGGCGAACTGGCGTGGTCAGTCCCTTCGGGAGATCACAGCTACAGTTCAGCTCAACTGGCGTCATTTGATGGTGTGAGCGGGTTGCTCATGAGTACGAATGTGGGTCTGCAATTTCTGGATGTCGCAGATGGTCACACAATCTGGGAACACCGCTGGGCTGGCGACAATTATCGGGCCTTGCAGCCACTGGTGGTGGGAAACTCGGCTTTCATTGCAACGAGCTTAGGGTTGGGAACCCGCAAGGTGACAGCATGTCAAAAGGGTGATCAGTGGGAAGTGACTGAAGACTGGACTTCTCGCGATTTGAAGCCGGATTTCAATGACTTCGTTGAATATCAGAACTACCTCTATGGATTTGATGGCAACATCTTTACCTGTGTTTCATTAGAAACCGGCAAGCGTGCGTGGAAGCGGGGTCGCTACGGGAATGGCCAGGTTTTGCTGCTTCCCGATGCGGGTCAACTCCTGGTCACCAGCGAAACAGGCGAAGTCGTGTTATTGAAGGCTGATCCTGCGAAGCCTGTCGAGCTGGCCCGGATCCCCGCCATCGAAGGCAAGACCTGGAATCATCCCGTGTTGATTGGTTCCAAACTTTATCTACGCAATGCCGAGATGGCGGCATGTTATGAGCTGGCATTGGATCATCTTCCAGAACAGCAGTCACAGAGTGTGGTACAACATGGAAATTGA
- a CDS encoding AAA family ATPase: MADLHALVARLEQNISLALLGKPEPVRQSLVALLAEGHLLVEDAPGVGKTSLAKAISKSLDCKFTRLQFTPDMLPSDILGSSVYLPNLGNFEFRKGPIFTNVLLADEINRTTPRTQSALLEAMSEGQVSIEGTTYALEAPFFVLATQNPFEFEGTYPLPENQLDRFMICIEIGYPAREVEKEVLVNHRSGQPVDRIGPVISGDELRQLQLATREVKVDDSINDYILDLVTATRTHEELQLGVSTRGAITLYRAVQGQAFLSGRDYAIPDDVKALAGPVLAHRTVLKGVMREGQRERSKAVIRQILNKTATPS; encoded by the coding sequence GTGGCTGATCTACATGCACTTGTTGCCAGGCTGGAGCAGAATATCAGTCTGGCGCTTCTGGGTAAGCCCGAGCCTGTCCGTCAATCGCTGGTGGCCTTGCTTGCTGAAGGGCATCTTCTGGTAGAAGATGCGCCAGGCGTGGGTAAGACTTCGCTGGCGAAAGCGATATCGAAAAGCCTGGATTGCAAGTTTACTCGCCTGCAGTTCACGCCTGATATGCTCCCCAGTGATATTCTCGGGTCGAGTGTGTATCTGCCGAACCTGGGAAACTTTGAGTTTCGTAAAGGGCCGATCTTTACCAACGTTCTGCTGGCCGACGAAATCAATCGCACGACTCCTCGTACGCAAAGTGCTTTGCTGGAGGCGATGAGCGAAGGGCAGGTTTCGATCGAAGGGACGACTTACGCTCTCGAGGCACCATTTTTTGTACTGGCCACGCAAAATCCGTTCGAGTTTGAAGGGACCTATCCGCTGCCAGAGAACCAATTGGACCGCTTCATGATCTGCATTGAGATCGGCTATCCCGCTCGTGAAGTCGAGAAAGAGGTGCTGGTCAATCATCGGAGTGGTCAACCGGTCGATCGCATTGGGCCTGTCATTAGCGGTGACGAATTGCGACAACTGCAACTGGCCACACGCGAAGTCAAAGTGGATGACTCGATCAACGACTATATTCTCGATCTGGTGACGGCCACGCGGACTCATGAAGAACTGCAATTAGGAGTCAGTACACGTGGGGCCATTACGCTGTACCGGGCCGTGCAGGGCCAGGCCTTTCTGAGTGGGCGGGATTACGCCATTCCCGATGATGTGAAGGCCCTCGCAGGGCCTGTGCTGGCCCATCGCACTGTACTAAAAGGGGTAATGCGGGAAGGCCAGAGAGAGCGATCCAAGGCCGTGATCCGTCAGATTCTCAACAAGACTGCCACACCGTCGTAA
- a CDS encoding RNA polymerase subunit sigma, giving the protein MSGPIIRSGASPKFSENYDRIFGGTKKPAAKKAAAKPVAEAKPAAAKASKKAAVKAVAKKAAPKKAVKKATKKAAK; this is encoded by the coding sequence ATGAGTGGTCCAATTATCCGCAGCGGTGCGAGCCCGAAGTTTTCCGAGAACTATGACCGAATTTTTGGTGGTACCAAGAAGCCAGCAGCCAAGAAAGCTGCTGCCAAGCCAGTAGCCGAAGCAAAGCCTGCTGCCGCCAAGGCCTCGAAAAAGGCTGCTGTCAAAGCCGTGGCAAAGAAGGCTGCTCCTAAAAAAGCGGTGAAAAAAGCGACGAAGAAAGCTGCGAAGTAA